CTCCTCTCAGCTCCTCTGTTCTCCTCTCAGCTCCTCTCAGCtcctctcagctcctcctctctcctctgggTTCCTCCTGTTGCTTTCAGGATTAAATCCTGACACATCAGGAAGTTATtgagttgtttttaagaaaCTAAACTTTCTAACAGTCCGCTCCTATAAGTCGTCCCTGTGAGGTCCGGACCAGATGGTACCTGCCAGTGAAAAGCTGCCGGTTCTCCAGAACCCACTCCGTCAGGTACAGAGCAGCCTCCCAGGTCACCAGTCCGGTTGTTCCCTCTGAGATCAGAAGCACGTTCTCCTGCAGGCTGACGGTGTCTCCGCCGGGCTGCAGGACAGAGAGACATTAAACCCCTCCTCCCCACAGCGGTCTCATCCCGTCTGTGTGTTTGGTACCAGGAAGTAGGTCTTGTAGCACTCAGGGTTCTCCAGGACCCCCACCACCTCAGCCAGAGCGTCGAACAGCTCGTCCAGAGGGGCGCCGgctgcagcttcctgctgcagagaCAGGAACAGAAAAGCATCAGCCTGCTCCACAGATCTCCAACAGCAGCAGGTCGGTCCCTAAAAGCTTCTGAGAACATCTGGACCGACCCGTTTGATGAGCTCAGAGAGGAACAGCCTCCGGTATCTGACCGACGGGGGGAACGTCCGGCACAGAGGATGAAGACAAGTctggaaataaatcaaagacATCCGGGTTGATTGTTCCGAACAGTTCCCATGGTTTGATGATCAGAACCGACCGGGTTCTACCTGCTTCAGCAGCTCCAAGAGAAACTCTGAGGACCTGctgctctgcagctgctgctccagcaCCTGAAACACACGAAGAGGAGAAACCGGTTCTGctgagaggtcaaaggtcagaccgtgcagtgagaCAGGAGCTCCACCTCAGAGCCTGCAGGCCTCAGgtaggggtcaaaggtcatgccGGGGCAATCAGAAACTGACTGAGGAGTTAGGGGGAGTTGCAGGACGAAAAGCAACATGGCAGCCAGAGTCAGTCTAAAAATGTTGAAACGTTTTTAAATCAAGTAGAAATAAATCCGTCTGAAACTCACCGTCCAGGGAAACGAAGACAATCGATTCATGGAGAAGAAAAACGCCTGAAATTCTCCTAAAATCTCCTCCTGCCCTGAAAGCGCCATCTTCCACGCgtgtttgtttacttcctgCTACCCACAATCCAACGCGACGTCCCTACCGCAAGGGCTGCTGGATAATGGAGTTCTATCTCTTCTTTTAAACCCCCAAggttcaaaagtaaaataagtcaGTGTGCTGCGctgatcaaataaaattaaatcattttacagaataattaaaaaataataaatgtaaaccaaatatttaacagtttaaatagttgtttttcCCCAGAGTAAATGATAAAGTTTAAACCTaaattctgtgttttgttcCCGCTCTTTTCTTGCTGAGTCACTTTCTGCAGGAGGAGATAATCTGTCTTCAGTTGGACGACTTCTGTTTGACCGCAGAGACAAACTGAGCTGGTGAGAAACAAACTcaatcttctttttatttcttggcatcaaatttacttttattctttggtctTTGTGCTTCAGATAAAATCACCTCTGAAaccaaactaaaccaaaaactttaaactgtctaataataaaactaaactgtctgataataaaactaaactgtctGATAATGTCTGTCAGATTCTTTAGATTAAATGCAGTTCAGAGCTGAGGTActgttaataattaataaaaataaaaaaacaccttatTATTGTGTAGAACATTctaatttgctgttttaaagtcGGGAACActatttcatgaaaaaaaaattaaatcaaatgtaaaaacataaatttaaaataactattaaaagtaaaatgataatattctaaattataaaaaggtggtaaaaaccaaagaagaaataaaataaaacaatctgagtTAAAATAAGGATTCTTGagatatttgatttattttctaaaacttaTTAACTTGTGATTGTTTgaacaatataaacaaaacttaattaatGCTGTGATATTTTCAACCATTCAAACCTTTTATTcttataaaaccttttatataataattcaaaatgttttacaaaaatgaatgaaatgaaaaatggatTCCCAAAGAGGCGGAAATAATTATatcatttatttaccttttaagaGCTGCAAAACTCAAGGAGAACCTccacatcttcagctctgacacttcctgttctgtctccaaaccagacaacatggctgctctcaccactgtctggaaacctttcctttgacctttgacctctgaatGTGTCTGTAATATTATCTGCCAGTAAGTGGTACATGTTTCTATCAGATCTGCTGAATATCCTCAGGAAATATCCATGtttatcaaattaaaatcacaaataaaattagtgtttcatgtttttgacaCCCTGAAAAACACGACTACCTGTAAATGCCAACAATCCAATAAGAAAGTGTTCTCTTCAGatcaaatctaaaataattCTTAGATTTTAGTTTGGATTGATCTCAgcagactgaaataaaaagccCTGAACCTCCAGCTGGTTATTCATGACTTCTCTTTTCCATACAGAgtctaaataaacatttaaataaagagtAAAGCCTCTGTGGCCGGCGGAACTCTCGttcaggtgtgtgtttctgaccGGAGCCTTTAGTGACCGgactgtaaacaaaaatggaggcGGTCTCTCTGTGAGCTTCAGTGTTGTTTTAGGTGGAAGGTTAAGGAAGGTAAAAGTAATATTTATctcatttatatttctttttcctgcgGGTGTTTGTCAGATTAAATGTTCTGCGGTTTAAAAACAGCTACTTCCGgtgaagttttaaactaaaagtagaGTAGGAAGCTAAAGATAAActcctcttattttttttcactgctcATATTGACGCTCAGTAAGGTCCTCCGTTATGGGGCGACATTTAGTCGTTTTTATTCCTCAGCTAACACAACAGTTCGCCTGATTCTGGTCCCGGTTCGGAGATGGAAATCACTGCTGCTGGATTAACGACATTTCCGCCCCGGAGGCTCCTGTTGCCATAGCAACCCGCTCAGCCTGAAGGTCAAAGCGGAGACCGCGCGGCCTCCAGACTCCACCTAAAAACCGGACATTTCAGAGTGTTTCCTCTAACTGCGCTCATCTGTGAGCACACAAATAGAAACTGGATGTGTTTTAGAATTATTCTGGACCCGCTCTTTGATTCGGCTTGTCCTAAATTAACTGCTcttttagagtttattttttataagtcCCCTTCATAAGTCTTTATCCAGCCCTTATCAGACCTCCATGAAATCTTATAAAGTGTCCTTcagcagttttttctttttttaatataattttatgtCTGCCTGGTGAACAGTTGCTtctcttaatttattttttgttgcctATCTTTGCTGAGACTTTTTTCATAGAGACTTTAATTCTGgttaaatttaagttttaataaaatagaactgatgtctttccgccctggtgttgtgttaacacacctgtagctccagagcagcagaacctcctgctgaTTGGTTCATCGGGTTCCTCCTGATCCTGAGGAAGCAGAGAGATGGAACCaggtttttactgtttcagGTTGTTGCTTcactgtttgttaaatgaataataaaaactgaagttggGTTTACTTCAGTTTAGGCCCAGCTGAAGACCAggtgattattttttatgtcctcAAATGTCTTACTGCACAGGTGGACTTTCCCACAGGATCTTAAAGCAGTCTGTTGACACAACTTTGAACAGCGATCCATTAAAATCCTTTAATTTGCACCCAACAAACTGAAGGTTTAACTTTGGCTTTTCTTGTTCTAAATGTTGGGTTTTgtcctcagagctgctgcagccatgGTGCTGAAGATCTTCTTCCCACAGTGCTGCAACCGGGCCGACAGCGGGCTGCTTGTGGGCCGCTGGGTCTCCGGTCACGACTCGGCCGTGGTTCTGGCAGTCATCCACTACCCGTTCATCCCGGGTCAGGTGAAGCAGTACATCCAGCAGGTTGGTGTCACAGCAGAGTCCTTTCACAGATGTTCATCCAAGGTTTGGAGTTTCGATGTTTTTCTGCGTCCAGCAGGAGACGtcatgtgggtcagaagctcTTTTACAACAAACCTGTGGTTtgctgtcttctttttctttcctgctttgttttgcatgatgtacaaataaaaaggattaaTTCTTcgtttttaaggatttattgCTGCTAAAATAAATCCTCAGTTCTGTGCAGCGAACAAACGCTGGATGTTACTTTGTAATTctgtgaaaagaagaaaatctcaATCAGCACATTTAgctctgtttaataaaacttagttttgattgttttttttaaaagaaaaactgagattaaaaagatttaatgtttttatgcttgTGTTTTAACAAGTTCTGAAAACTAagatttagctttaaaaagaacCCGTGAAATGATCCAAATGAAGCCTGAAATCACCGTAAAGTCTTTATAtgattctgttttattcaaGTTTCTATATAAAATGGATTAAATGTCAGAGATCATGTCGGAAAGTGATGTAATCATGTTTTCTCCTCATATAAATCTCTCCCTGCTCTGAGCTCCGTCTGCGAGCTGATGATGAAttctcctcccttcctcccagCTGCAGGCGCAGAGCGGCGTGGAGCTGTCGGTCCTCGGGTCCTGGAGTTTACCCAAAGAGGGCCAGGAGGGCCTGGAGAGCTTCATCAGAGACCTGAGCACCATCTTCCCCCAGGAACCCTGGCTCCAGATCAGCCGACAGGTCGGAAAGACGGGCTTCACCTGCGAGGTGCTCGGCCGGGATCAGAGTGAGAACCTCGACCCGATTATTCTTCACCAGAACTCAACgatctgctttatttttattatatgaCAAACCTTCACTCAGCTG
The Kryptolebias marmoratus isolate JLee-2015 unplaced genomic scaffold, ASM164957v2 Scaffold250, whole genome shotgun sequence genome window above contains:
- the eef2kmt gene encoding protein-lysine N-methyltransferase EEF2KMT, producing the protein MALSGQEEILGEFQAFFFSMNRLSSFPWTVLEQQLQSSRSSEFLLELLKQTCLHPLCRTFPPSVRYRRLFLSELIKRQEAAAGAPLDELFDALAEVVGVLENPECYKTYFLPGGDTVSLQENVLLISEGTTGLVTWEAALYLTEWVLENRQLFTGRYHLVRTSQGRLIGADC